From Pseudanabaena sp. PCC 6802, one genomic window encodes:
- a CDS encoding amino acid ABC transporter ATP-binding protein, producing MSDRSTVKQPMIVAEDVHKWYGSFHVLKGVSLTVSGGEVVVIMGPSGSGKSTVARTFNALEEYQQGKIVIDGIELSPKQKNVDAIRREVGMVFQQFNLFPHLTVLQNITLAPMHVRGWKKPKAEEVALQLLERVGILPQAHKYPGQLSGGQQQRVAIARSLAMQPKIMLFDEPTSALDPEMVREVLDVMRSLADSGMTMVVVTHEVGFAREVADRIILMDGGAIIEEGNSADFFQNPKEERTQKFLSQIL from the coding sequence ATGAGCGATCGGTCAACCGTCAAACAACCTATGATTGTGGCAGAGGATGTCCATAAGTGGTATGGCAGCTTTCACGTTTTAAAAGGGGTTAGCCTCACTGTTAGCGGCGGTGAAGTAGTAGTAATTATGGGGCCGTCTGGCTCCGGTAAATCCACTGTAGCCCGTACCTTTAACGCTTTAGAAGAATATCAGCAGGGCAAGATTGTTATCGATGGCATCGAATTATCTCCCAAGCAGAAAAATGTGGATGCGATTCGCCGCGAAGTTGGGATGGTATTTCAGCAGTTTAATCTCTTCCCTCATCTCACGGTTTTGCAAAATATCACCCTCGCACCAATGCACGTGAGAGGTTGGAAGAAGCCCAAGGCAGAGGAGGTCGCCTTGCAGCTTTTAGAACGGGTGGGAATTCTCCCGCAGGCGCACAAGTATCCAGGTCAGCTATCTGGCGGTCAACAGCAGCGCGTGGCGATCGCCCGTTCTCTCGCCATGCAACCCAAAATCATGTTATTCGACGAACCCACATCGGCACTCGACCCGGAAATGGTGAGAGAGGTATTGGATGTGATGCGATCGCTGGCTGATTCGGGAATGACAATGGTAGTGGTGACGCACGAGGTAGGTTTTGCAAGGGAAGTAGCGGATCGGATCATCTTGATGGATGGTGGCGCGATTATCGAAGAGGGAAACTCCGCTGACTTTTTCCAAAATCCCAAAGAGGAGCGCACTCAGAAATTCCTATCGCAGATTTTATAG
- the rplM gene encoding 50S ribosomal protein L13, translated as MTTSTFNQNRTFLPKDSDRQWYLIDAADQRLGRLAVEIARILRGKNKPTYTPHLDTGDFVIVINAEKVAVTGKKSSQKVYRRHSGRPGGMKEETFDKLIKRVPERILEHAVKGMLPKNTLGRQLFTKLKVYAGENHPHAAQQPQTLVLNTIPGDK; from the coding sequence ATGACTACATCAACCTTCAATCAAAACCGTACCTTTTTACCAAAGGACAGCGATCGCCAGTGGTACCTGATTGACGCTGCCGATCAGCGCCTGGGTAGACTGGCTGTTGAAATTGCCAGAATCCTGCGCGGCAAGAACAAGCCTACCTACACCCCTCACCTCGATACGGGCGACTTCGTGATCGTAATTAATGCTGAGAAAGTTGCCGTAACGGGCAAAAAGAGTTCCCAAAAAGTTTATCGCCGTCATTCCGGTCGTCCGGGCGGCATGAAGGAAGAGACCTTCGATAAGCTAATTAAGCGCGTACCGGAGCGCATCCTCGAACATGCTGTGAAGGGGATGCTGCCCAAAAACACCTTAGGTCGTCAGTTATTCACCAAATTAAAAGTCTATGCGGGCGAAAATCATCCCCATGCCGCACAGCAGCCTCAAACACTCGTACTCAACACTATTCCTGGAGATAAATAG
- the rpsK gene encoding 30S ribosomal protein S11 produces MARPATRRTGVRKQKRNVPTGIAYVQSTFNNTIITIADTGGDVISWASAGSSGFKGAKKGTPFAAQTAAEGAARRAMEQGMRQVEVMVSGPGSGRETAVRALQAAGLEITLIRDITPIPHNGCRPPKRRRV; encoded by the coding sequence ATGGCTCGCCCAGCAACTCGTCGCACTGGTGTGCGTAAGCAAAAGCGGAATGTCCCGACCGGAATCGCCTACGTGCAATCTACTTTTAACAACACAATTATTACTATTGCCGATACTGGCGGTGATGTGATTTCTTGGGCTTCCGCTGGTTCCAGTGGTTTTAAAGGTGCCAAGAAAGGCACTCCGTTTGCGGCACAAACCGCAGCTGAAGGTGCTGCCAGACGGGCTATGGAACAGGGAATGCGTCAAGTTGAAGTGATGGTCTCAGGGCCGGGATCGGGTCGCGAAACTGCGGTCAGAGCCTTACAGGCAGCAGGTTTAGAAATTACGCTCATTCGCGATATCACTCCCATTCCGCACAATGGTTGCCGCCCGCCCAAGCGCCGTCGCGTTTAA
- the truA gene encoding tRNA pseudouridine(38-40) synthase TruA, whose amino-acid sequence MVAVVDSPMHRVALAIQYLGTRFHGWQRQSNGISVQQTIEDILTGICKHKVVLHAAGRTDTGVHASGQVAHFDTNSPVPPERWAKVLNAYLPADILIKASVAVSSDWHARFSATWRRYRYTIFTNATPNLFVRDYSWHYYLDPLDRDLIQAAIAPMLGKQHLAAFQRAGSKRPHAWLTVQEAICWREGDFVYLEMQASGFLYGMMRLLVGMLVEVGRSRLSVGEFTRIWQQQRRCDVKYAAPPQGLCLLGVGYNNDPFAQISADNITADRRQRPVARLPGEIVMQV is encoded by the coding sequence ATGGTTGCTGTTGTAGACTCCCCAATGCATCGAGTTGCCCTCGCGATCCAGTACCTGGGCACTCGTTTTCATGGTTGGCAGCGGCAGTCAAACGGCATATCAGTGCAGCAAACCATTGAAGATATTCTCACGGGTATCTGCAAGCATAAAGTGGTCTTACATGCGGCAGGACGCACGGACACGGGCGTGCACGCCTCCGGACAGGTGGCTCATTTTGATACCAACAGCCCGGTACCCCCGGAGCGCTGGGCAAAGGTACTGAATGCTTACTTGCCCGCCGATATTCTGATTAAGGCTTCTGTCGCGGTTTCCTCCGACTGGCACGCCAGATTTTCCGCCACCTGGCGGCGCTATCGCTACACCATATTTACTAATGCCACGCCCAACCTGTTCGTGCGCGATTACAGTTGGCATTATTATCTCGATCCGCTAGATCGAGATTTAATTCAGGCAGCGATCGCACCGATGTTAGGCAAACAACACCTGGCGGCCTTTCAGCGTGCTGGTTCCAAGCGTCCCCATGCCTGGTTAACCGTGCAGGAGGCGATCTGCTGGCGCGAGGGCGACTTTGTCTATTTGGAAATGCAGGCAAGTGGATTTCTCTACGGCATGATGCGCCTGTTGGTAGGGATGCTGGTGGAAGTGGGGCGATCGCGCCTGAGCGTGGGCGAGTTCACTCGCATCTGGCAGCAGCAACGCCGTTGCGATGTCAAATATGCCGCACCACCACAGGGGTTATGCCTGCTCGGTGTGGGCTATAATAACGATCCCTTTGCTCAAATTTCTGCCGATAATATTACGGCTGACAGGCGGCAAAGGCCAGTGGCGAGATTGCCTGGGGAGATAGTCATGCAAGTTTAA
- a CDS encoding PDZ domain-containing protein, which produces MAENSPKPSEQDQDLSISGSSVQNSQLGQAGRNLTQIRDSVVKIIKKPVSITVGVLTAIVGAVGIIFGGKHYIISIQGNVGEGSTVANELTIYKGDPPEVRQRKLEQAKSLIAEEIFTNITNMDARLSYVETALEDDNFDQRLQDVRNQIAPSLNHIFDSGYNRLIRQQQISSLRGAFASRQLSEVRGPLIQVLIDGNADAERVRVFYSSLAEVQDVSESLLKGLSTAAAETSTDLEIVSHHKKRVKLDLERLLNRSEIAYLYGLMVLDSLKTPLPKAQDHLSLLQHLKPHELISREEANQLLVVKVKQAESLVKRRAALVEEAKNLRDAKLDEYAKLNKEIVIQPSDPQNEVVRKAIILRELGRTNEAVVAFSRYADMFSEKDPTAKQYSRTAQYFTMQLKKLDVSGGVYLYEIEQSGIADRAGLKVGDIIIGYGDKTIANINDIKMALRDNSIEKNSTQLTYLRMSNTGIFQRQTVLVNSGALGVGMMHI; this is translated from the coding sequence ATGGCAGAGAATTCCCCCAAACCCTCAGAACAAGATCAAGACCTTAGCATTTCAGGCTCCTCAGTGCAGAATAGCCAACTAGGTCAAGCGGGACGTAATTTGACACAAATTCGAGACTCTGTAGTCAAGATCATTAAAAAACCTGTCAGTATTACTGTTGGGGTTTTAACAGCTATTGTTGGTGCAGTTGGTATTATCTTTGGTGGTAAACATTATATTATCAGCATTCAAGGAAATGTTGGAGAGGGATCTACTGTTGCTAATGAATTAACTATTTATAAAGGAGATCCTCCAGAGGTTCGGCAAAGGAAACTAGAACAAGCCAAAAGCTTAATTGCTGAGGAGATCTTCACAAACATTACCAACATGGATGCCCGATTAAGTTATGTTGAAACTGCTCTAGAAGATGATAATTTTGATCAACGTCTTCAAGATGTCCGTAATCAGATTGCTCCTTCTCTCAATCATATCTTCGATTCAGGCTATAACAGGCTGATTCGTCAACAACAAATTTCATCGCTTCGAGGAGCCTTTGCTAGTCGCCAATTATCCGAAGTGCGAGGGCCGTTGATTCAGGTATTGATTGATGGAAATGCAGATGCAGAAAGAGTGCGAGTGTTTTACAGCAGTTTAGCAGAAGTTCAAGATGTCTCAGAATCTCTGCTTAAGGGGTTGTCTACCGCAGCAGCAGAAACTTCTACAGATTTGGAAATAGTTTCCCATCATAAGAAACGTGTAAAGCTTGATTTAGAACGGTTACTCAATCGATCTGAAATTGCATATCTCTACGGCTTGATGGTGCTAGATAGTCTAAAAACTCCATTACCTAAGGCTCAAGACCATCTCAGCCTTCTCCAACATCTTAAGCCACATGAACTGATTAGTAGAGAAGAAGCAAATCAACTGTTAGTAGTAAAAGTTAAACAAGCAGAAAGCCTTGTAAAACGACGGGCCGCGCTTGTTGAAGAAGCCAAGAATCTCCGAGACGCAAAACTTGATGAGTACGCAAAACTCAACAAAGAGATAGTAATTCAACCTTCCGATCCTCAAAACGAGGTTGTGCGTAAAGCAATTATCTTACGGGAGCTAGGTCGAACTAATGAAGCTGTTGTAGCATTCTCTCGTTACGCTGATATGTTCTCTGAAAAAGATCCAACAGCAAAACAGTATTCACGAACTGCTCAATATTTTACAATGCAACTTAAAAAGCTTGATGTTAGTGGTGGAGTTTATCTATACGAGATTGAGCAAAGTGGAATAGCTGATCGTGCTGGACTCAAAGTTGGTGACATTATTATTGGATATGGAGATAAGACTATTGCCAATATTAATGATATTAAGATGGCTCTACGTGACAATTCCATAGAAAAAAACTCAACTCAGCTAACTTACTTGCGAATGAGCAATACTGGTATATTTCAACGTCAAACAGTGTTAGTTAATTCTGGGGCTCTTGGCGTTGGGATGATGCATATCTAA
- a CDS encoding DUF5615 family PIN-like protein: MRLLTDENFNGAILRGLMRRLPDLDIVRVQDVGLINASDPDILEWAASEGRILLTHDVATITMYAYERIDRGLPMPGVVEAIATAPIGKIVDDLELLVLCGKPEDYENQILFVPFS, translated from the coding sequence GTGCGGCTTCTAACTGATGAAAACTTTAACGGAGCTATATTACGCGGTCTGATGAGACGCTTGCCTGACTTGGATATAGTACGAGTTCAAGATGTTGGGCTTATAAATGCTAGCGATCCAGATATTTTAGAGTGGGCTGCCAGCGAGGGACGCATCTTGCTTACCCACGATGTAGCGACTATTACGATGTATGCCTATGAAAGAATCGATCGAGGACTGCCTATGCCTGGAGTTGTTGAGGCGATCGCAACAGCGCCTATTGGTAAGATTGTTGATGATTTAGAACTACTAGTTTTGTGTGGTAAGCCTGAAGATTACGAAAATCAAATTCTTTTTGTTCCTTTTTCTTAA
- the rpsI gene encoding 30S ribosomal protein S9, with protein sequence MQATDQSNRAVYWGTGRRKTAIARVRLVPGSGNVVINGKPGDLYLQFNPDHISGVKAPLETLGLENEYDVLVNAHGGGVTGQADAIKLGVARALCELAPENRKPLKVEGYLTRDPRSKERKKYGLRKARKAPQYSKR encoded by the coding sequence ATGCAAGCCACCGATCAGTCTAATCGTGCCGTTTACTGGGGCACAGGTCGCCGTAAAACTGCGATCGCCAGAGTGCGTCTCGTTCCTGGCAGCGGTAATGTCGTAATTAACGGCAAGCCTGGCGATCTATACTTGCAGTTCAATCCAGATCACATCTCTGGTGTAAAAGCTCCGTTAGAAACCTTAGGACTGGAAAACGAATACGATGTCCTGGTGAATGCCCACGGCGGCGGCGTGACCGGACAAGCCGATGCGATCAAGTTGGGCGTAGCTCGCGCCCTCTGCGAACTAGCACCAGAAAACCGCAAGCCCTTGAAGGTAGAAGGTTACTTAACCCGCGATCCTCGTTCTAAGGAACGCAAGAAGTACGGCTTGCGCAAAGCACGTAAGGCTCCCCAATACTCGAAGCGGTAA
- a CDS encoding penicillin-binding protein 1A, giving the protein MASNSLKQPRPVKRDVLKTVAKTVGGTMLAAVLLGGSAIAGGLVGLALSFRDLPDVRVLKGYAPTETSYIYDINGNLIARLHGDVNREVVPLNRISPHLKRAVLAIEDAYFYTHKGVDPSGIARAVLVNFRSGETVEGGSTLTQQLVKNLFLPNEKSISRKLAEAVLAMRVEQVFTKDQILAMYLNQVFWGRNTNGAETAAQNYFNKSAADLTLAEAAMMAGIIQAPSVFNPFDSYKTAKHRQGLILDRMLELGWATPEEVKVAKAQPIKLGKGTSYEASRVPYVTQAVAAELEEKFGKDAVLKGGLRVQTTIDLKMQRIAEEVANQGHRELVDRGAYADQLALVAVDPRTGFVKALVGGVGPYQNNQFNRAVQARRQLGSSFKPFVYYSAFATRDYAPDSTIQDTPVTYSDGDEPYVPRNYDNTFMGPISIRQAVAVSRNIPAIRLGQYVGIKKVIEDCRKMGITSPLAPVVSLPLGAADVTPLEIAGAYAMFANGGYKVRATLIAKVTDSNGNVILDNTPKRELLLDPVAVAEVTDVLRGVINNGTGTSAALSDGRPVAGKTGTTSDFRDAWFVGYVPQLATAIWIGNDDYSPMANGVTGGVYVAPIWRNFMDRALAGSPVQNFPVPSEVETPNKKG; this is encoded by the coding sequence GTGGCATCTAATAGTTTAAAACAGCCTAGACCTGTGAAAAGAGATGTTTTAAAAACCGTTGCTAAAACCGTTGGTGGTACTATGCTGGCAGCAGTTTTGCTAGGCGGCAGCGCGATCGCTGGTGGTTTAGTAGGTTTGGCGCTGAGTTTCCGAGATCTACCTGATGTCAGGGTGTTAAAAGGATACGCACCGACAGAAACCAGCTATATATACGATATTAACGGCAATCTGATTGCCAGGCTGCACGGCGATGTGAATCGCGAAGTCGTTCCGCTTAATCGCATTTCCCCCCATCTCAAACGCGCTGTCCTGGCGATCGAAGACGCTTACTTTTACACGCACAAAGGTGTCGATCCTAGCGGCATTGCTCGTGCCGTGCTGGTTAACTTTAGAAGCGGCGAAACAGTGGAAGGTGGCTCTACTCTGACCCAGCAGCTAGTCAAAAACCTGTTTCTGCCCAACGAAAAAAGCATTAGCCGCAAATTAGCTGAAGCTGTATTGGCAATGCGAGTAGAGCAGGTATTTACCAAGGATCAAATCCTGGCAATGTATCTCAATCAAGTATTTTGGGGCAGAAATACTAACGGAGCCGAAACCGCAGCCCAGAATTACTTCAACAAATCCGCCGCCGACCTCACCCTCGCCGAGGCAGCCATGATGGCAGGAATCATTCAGGCTCCCTCGGTATTCAACCCGTTTGACAGCTATAAAACCGCAAAACACCGCCAGGGATTGATCCTGGATCGGATGCTAGAGCTAGGCTGGGCTACACCCGAGGAAGTAAAAGTAGCAAAAGCTCAACCAATTAAACTCGGTAAGGGAACATCCTACGAAGCTAGCCGCGTACCTTATGTTACCCAAGCTGTTGCCGCCGAGCTAGAGGAAAAATTCGGTAAAGATGCGGTTTTAAAGGGTGGACTGCGGGTTCAAACTACGATCGACTTAAAAATGCAGCGCATTGCCGAAGAAGTCGCCAATCAAGGCCATCGGGAGTTAGTCGATCGCGGCGCATATGCCGATCAACTAGCACTGGTGGCAGTCGATCCTCGTACGGGCTTTGTGAAAGCGTTAGTGGGTGGAGTTGGCCCCTATCAGAACAATCAATTCAATCGCGCCGTGCAAGCCCGCCGCCAGCTAGGTTCGTCATTTAAACCTTTCGTTTACTATTCCGCATTTGCTACCCGAGACTACGCGCCCGACTCAACCATCCAAGATACTCCCGTGACCTATTCTGATGGTGATGAACCTTACGTGCCGCGCAATTATGACAATACTTTCATGGGGCCGATTAGTATTCGTCAAGCCGTGGCTGTTTCGCGCAATATTCCTGCTATTCGACTAGGGCAGTATGTAGGAATTAAGAAGGTAATCGAAGACTGTCGCAAAATGGGGATTACCAGTCCACTCGCACCCGTAGTGTCCCTGCCATTAGGAGCGGCTGATGTTACGCCACTTGAAATTGCCGGAGCCTATGCCATGTTTGCCAATGGCGGTTACAAGGTGAGGGCAACCCTGATTGCTAAAGTAACCGATAGTAATGGCAATGTCATCCTCGATAACACGCCAAAGCGCGAACTATTGCTCGATCCGGTTGCGGTTGCGGAAGTTACAGATGTACTTAGGGGTGTAATTAACAATGGTACCGGTACATCCGCAGCCCTGAGCGACGGTCGCCCCGTCGCAGGCAAAACTGGCACGACTTCTGACTTCCGCGATGCCTGGTTCGTCGGATACGTACCCCAATTAGCAACCGCGATTTGGATTGGTAATGATGACTATTCGCCAATGGCAAACGGCGTTACGGGCGGTGTTTACGTCGCACCGATCTGGCGCAACTTCATGGATAGGGCACTTGCCGGATCGCCCGTCCAGAACTTCCCTGTACCTTCAGAAGTGGAAACCCCTAATAAAAAGGGTTGA
- the rpsM gene encoding 30S ribosomal protein S13, with translation MARIAGVDLPREKRVEIGLTYIFGIGLSSAKKILAETKVNPDTRVKDLSDAEVTALRQEVETNYQVEGDLRRLEGLNIKRLVDIGTYRGRRHRLGLPVRGQRTRTNARTRRGGRRTVAGKKKAPSKK, from the coding sequence GTGGCTCGCATTGCAGGGGTAGACCTTCCTCGTGAAAAGCGCGTCGAGATTGGCTTGACTTATATTTTTGGCATCGGACTATCGAGTGCTAAGAAGATTTTGGCAGAAACAAAAGTCAACCCCGACACCAGAGTAAAAGATCTTAGTGACGCGGAAGTAACAGCCTTACGCCAAGAGGTTGAGACAAATTACCAGGTCGAGGGAGACCTGCGCCGTCTTGAAGGTTTAAACATAAAGCGCCTTGTAGATATCGGTACGTATAGGGGCAGGCGACATCGTCTTGGCTTGCCCGTACGCGGTCAGCGTACCCGGACTAACGCACGTACTCGACGCGGTGGTCGTCGCACTGTTGCTGGTAAGAAGAAAGCTCCTTCTAAGAAATAG
- a CDS encoding aminotransferase class I/II-fold pyridoxal phosphate-dependent enzyme, which yields MNQEIAPLLEFARDYLRVNHAPFYMPGHKRGQGIDPEFADLIGNNLFRLDLPELPGLPEAIAVAQELAANAYGADRTWFLVNGSTCGIEAMLLATCQPGDKILLGRNCHKAAIAALILSGAVPVYLETSYDATLDLDLGVTPSTLRSALEAHPEAKAAFVVSPNYFGVCGEIEELVAIAHDRSIPLLVDAAHGAHLHFHPDLPISAVAAGADLVVQSTHKVNAGLTQASMLHLRGNLVGGERVSQALQLVQSTSPSLLLLTSLDVARRQMAVHGKELLGQTLALAEWARSQIHNLPNLDTFDRQQIPTLDPTRLTVMVDRLGITGFDADAILYEQLGVMAEMPTLRQLVFILTFGNTSQDIERLVRALIRLEQARRGQSQGKGLAFVRQSGHQTQEFMTNAKPQPQISPREAFFAKRDRVEFKLACDRISTEIICPYPPGIPVICPGEVITRDAIDFVLAIKQAGGTVNGSSDPTLETIGVVAHNS from the coding sequence ATGAATCAAGAAATCGCTCCTTTGCTAGAATTTGCGCGCGATTATTTGCGGGTTAATCATGCCCCATTTTATATGCCCGGACATAAACGCGGTCAGGGTATAGATCCTGAGTTTGCAGATTTGATCGGCAACAATCTATTTCGCTTAGATCTGCCCGAACTCCCTGGTTTACCTGAAGCGATCGCCGTGGCGCAGGAATTAGCAGCAAATGCCTATGGTGCCGATCGCACCTGGTTTCTAGTCAATGGTTCTACGTGCGGCATCGAAGCGATGCTGCTGGCAACCTGTCAGCCAGGCGACAAGATTTTATTAGGGCGTAACTGTCATAAGGCGGCGATCGCGGCGCTGATCCTATCCGGTGCCGTACCTGTTTATCTGGAAACGTCGTATGATGCGACGCTCGATCTCGATCTGGGTGTAACCCCAAGTACTTTGCGGTCTGCTCTGGAAGCTCATCCCGAGGCTAAAGCTGCGTTTGTCGTCAGTCCGAATTACTTTGGGGTCTGTGGTGAGATCGAGGAATTAGTGGCGATCGCCCACGATCGCAGCATACCCCTATTAGTCGATGCCGCCCACGGCGCGCATTTACACTTTCATCCCGATCTGCCCATTTCGGCGGTGGCGGCGGGCGCGGATCTGGTGGTGCAATCTACGCATAAAGTCAATGCCGGACTAACTCAAGCTTCTATGTTGCATCTACGCGGCAATCTGGTAGGGGGCGAGCGAGTCAGCCAGGCGTTACAGCTCGTGCAGTCAACCAGTCCCAGTTTGCTCCTACTGACATCGCTGGATGTGGCGCGGCGGCAAATGGCAGTACATGGCAAGGAATTGCTAGGCCAAACTTTAGCGCTGGCAGAATGGGCGCGATCGCAAATTCACAACCTACCCAACCTGGATACCTTCGATCGCCAACAAATTCCCACGCTCGACCCCACGCGCCTCACAGTTATGGTAGATCGACTAGGCATCACTGGCTTTGATGCCGATGCCATTCTGTACGAGCAATTGGGTGTAATGGCAGAAATGCCCACCCTGCGACAACTGGTATTTATTCTGACGTTTGGCAACACCAGTCAAGATATCGAGCGCTTAGTGAGGGCATTAATTCGTTTAGAGCAGGCACGCAGAGGGCAGTCACAAGGTAAGGGTTTAGCATTTGTGCGACAGTCTGGGCATCAAACACAAGAATTCATGACAAATGCTAAACCCCAACCCCAAATCTCCCCAAGAGAGGCGTTCTTTGCCAAGCGCGATCGCGTGGAATTTAAGTTAGCTTGCGATCGGATCAGCACCGAAATAATCTGCCCTTACCCACCAGGTATTCCCGTTATTTGTCCTGGCGAAGTTATTACTCGCGATGCCATAGACTTTGTGCTGGCAATTAAACAAGCAGGAGGCACGGTTAATGGTAGTTCAGATCCCACCCTAGAAACGATCGGAGTAGTTGCCCACAACAGCTAG
- a CDS encoding DNA-directed RNA polymerase subunit alpha yields the protein MANFTVECIESYEDPKNKSQYSRFVLEPLERGQGTTVGNSLRRVLLSNLEGAAVTAVRIAGVNHEFATIPGVREDVLDLILNMKEIVLKSYSSDSQICRLTARGPCTVTAGDFNLPSDVEVINPDQYVATLCEGATLEMEFKVETGKGYRSVERTKEEVSAIDFLQIDAIFMPVRKVKYMVEDARIGSGTSKDRLVIEITTNGSLTPQESLSQAADILVGMFTPLQEITLAPPKETLEDDGDETKQIHIEELQLSVRAYNCLKRAQINTVADLLDYTQDDLLEIKNFGQKSAEEVVEALKRHLGLTLPQEKAAKAG from the coding sequence ATGGCAAACTTCACGGTTGAGTGTATTGAGTCTTATGAAGATCCAAAGAACAAAAGTCAGTACAGCAGGTTTGTACTGGAGCCCCTAGAAAGAGGACAAGGTACTACCGTTGGTAATTCCCTCAGGCGAGTATTGCTATCCAATCTAGAAGGCGCAGCCGTAACAGCCGTGCGCATCGCCGGAGTTAACCACGAATTTGCCACAATTCCTGGCGTACGCGAAGACGTTCTGGATCTAATTCTCAATATGAAGGAGATTGTACTGAAATCGTACAGCTCCGATTCACAAATCTGTCGCCTCACTGCCAGAGGCCCTTGTACGGTTACGGCTGGCGATTTTAATCTGCCCTCGGATGTTGAGGTAATCAACCCCGATCAGTACGTCGCTACTCTCTGCGAGGGGGCAACTCTGGAAATGGAATTTAAGGTTGAAACGGGTAAGGGCTATCGCTCCGTAGAGCGCACGAAGGAAGAAGTTTCGGCAATTGACTTTTTGCAAATTGACGCGATTTTCATGCCCGTGCGTAAGGTTAAGTACATGGTGGAGGACGCTCGCATTGGCAGCGGTACGTCAAAGGATCGCCTTGTAATTGAAATTACCACCAATGGCAGCCTAACCCCCCAAGAGTCACTGTCTCAGGCAGCCGACATCCTGGTTGGCATGTTTACACCGCTCCAGGAAATCACCCTGGCTCCACCCAAGGAAACTCTGGAAGATGACGGCGATGAGACCAAGCAAATTCATATCGAAGAGCTGCAGCTTTCGGTAAGAGCTTACAACTGTCTCAAACGCGCCCAAATCAATACGGTTGCTGACTTGCTGGACTACACCCAGGACGATTTGCTGGAAATCAAGAATTTCGGTCAAAAATCGGCGGAGGAAGTCGTTGAAGCGCTCAAGCGCCATCTTGGGTTGACCCTGCCCCAAGAAAAAGCAGCTAAAGCTGGTTAA
- a CDS encoding DUF433 domain-containing protein yields the protein MSLTTTPIKFEATSPPFRYDEAGGIRIGSSRVTLDSVLASYQNGSTPEEIAIQFSSLRLEDIYSAITYYLNHRQEIDGYLEQRSNQAQQLRHQLTERHNLIDLRQRLLARYQSKGSK from the coding sequence ATGTCTCTAACAACTACCCCAATCAAATTTGAAGCAACCTCTCCTCCTTTCCGTTATGACGAAGCTGGCGGTATCCGTATCGGTTCGAGTCGAGTAACCCTGGATAGCGTGCTTGCCTCATATCAAAATGGCTCTACACCCGAAGAAATTGCTATTCAGTTTTCATCTCTGCGTTTAGAAGACATATACAGCGCCATTACTTATTATCTAAACCATCGTCAGGAAATTGATGGTTATTTAGAACAGCGCAGCAATCAAGCTCAACAACTGAGGCATCAACTTACGGAAAGGCATAACTTAATCGATCTGAGGCAGCGCTTGCTTGCCCGCTATCAGTCAAAAGGAAGTAAATAG
- the rplQ gene encoding 50S ribosomal protein L17, with amino-acid sequence MRHRCRTPQLSKPADQRKALLRTLTTELIRRGEIKTTKARAQAVQSTADKMINLAKDGSLHARRQALGYIYDKALVHSLFEQVPSRYSDRDGGYTRIVRTIRRRGDNAEMAVIQLV; translated from the coding sequence ATGCGTCACCGTTGTCGTACTCCCCAACTGAGCAAGCCTGCCGATCAGCGCAAGGCTCTCCTGCGTACCCTTACCACCGAGCTAATCCGTCGAGGTGAAATCAAAACCACTAAGGCAAGGGCACAAGCCGTGCAATCCACTGCCGATAAGATGATTAACCTGGCTAAGGATGGCTCTCTGCACGCGCGTCGCCAAGCACTTGGTTATATCTATGACAAGGCGCTAGTACATTCCTTGTTCGAACAAGTGCCTTCGCGTTACAGCGATCGCGATGGTGGCTATACTCGCATCGTGCGCACGATTCGTCGTCGCGGTGACAATGCGGAAATGGCAGTAATTCAGTTGGTCTAG